A window from Schistosoma haematobium chromosome 1, whole genome shotgun sequence encodes these proteins:
- the TRP1_2 gene encoding bifunctional tryptophan synthase trp1 (EggNog:ENOG410V7GN~COG:P), translated as MARIDNKKVEFVHRESESDCRTFRTGSMGEKEQHISRFRRLTSGSLRHKSRGSQVPIIKTDFIEPVHNIDPLHTYFNSDTEVSDSGVPRINDNSYISNTRRPKRYRRSCRSAYETPNYSTALGPLREKHKLSPLERIFLEAAERGDKSTLIRCLSFSSGVNVNCVNMLGRTAIQIAVDNENIELVELLLEQPGIEIGDAILYAIQEGVYRIVEMLIDHPSITKEMLGTSWTTQCIGIGKREEESHDFSADISPVMLAAICNQFEILQLLINRGARIEEPHKSSCSCEHCHRLLTDDPLKHTLQRINTYRALASPAWISLTSPDPILTAFELSSELLHLASRENEFKETFLSLCEQCRKYACDLLDLCRGTGEVVAVLSKGTDSDESLSDISSDESDDLQGVIKTHNLFPPTNHISTSYYSPNRQIHQTNRSHLDLINNQSENNQNYLNNGNDWRELLDRTYISKKRHHRRYTTWNHPTYSCAKFNQTLSIESSNHDEINSNENLHPSTSKINELYDPDNQLTYKDHLETTNNVYSSTRSPITLNNNNNTSSLYPCNIKENNDTNSNIIIEPNSNENVSTMLMTSEPCSSIFFERKRNSFDWESPICSFNQQTQLNNNNYNTINSKQTIFKGNKSTHHSICCCCCNCCYSSNYNDCHYSKSSIKNSNVNRLSINNNKSSTSQLETIETSDIIGIRQQRKFYSFKLDRLKLAIKHEQKKVSSK; from the coding sequence atggcacgtattgataataaaaaagtaGAATTTGTTCATCGAGAAAGTGAATCAGATTGTCGAACATTCAGAACTGGATCTATGGGAGAAAAAGAACAACATATAAGTCGGTTTCGTCGATTAACATCTGGTAGTCTTCGTCATAAAAGTCGTGGTAGTCAAGTACCAATAATAAAAACCGATTTTATTGAACCTGTACATAATATAGATCCATTACATACATACTTTAATTCTGATACTGAAGTAAGTGACTCAGGTGTACCTCGAATAAATGATAACTCTTATATCAGTAATACACGTAGACCTAAAAGATACAGACGTTCATGTCGTTCTGCTTATGAAACACCTAATTATTCTACTGCTTTAGGACCATTAAGAGAAAAACATAAACTTAGTCCATTGGAACGTATATTTTTAGAAGCAGCAGAACGAGGTGATAAATCTACCCTGATCCGATGTTTATCATTTTCAAGTGGTGTAAATGTTAATTGTGTTAACATGTTGGGTCGTACAGCAATTCAAATTGCAGTTGataatgaaaacattgaatTAGTTGAATTACTTCTTGAACAACCTGGTATAGAAATTGGTGATGCAATATTGTATGCTATTCAAGAAGGTGTTTATCGAATAGTTGAAATGTTAATTGATCATCCATCAATCACTAAAGAAATGTTAGGTACATCATGGACAACACAGTGTATTGGAATCGGTAAGCGAGAAGAAGAGAGTCATGACTTTTCTGCTGATATTTCTCCAGTTATGTTGGCTGCAATTTGTAATCAATTTGAAATTTTACAATTACTTATAAATCGTGGTGCCAGAATAGAAGAACCACATAAATCATCATGTTCCTGTGAACATTGTCATCGACTACTTACAGATGATCCACTGAAGCATActcttcaaagaataaatacaTATAGAGCACTTGCTAGTCCAGCATGGATATCGTTGACATCTCCTGACCCTATACTAACTGCATTCGAATTATCTTCAGAGCTTCTTCATTTGGCATCACGTGAAAATGAGTTCAAAGAAACATTCTTATCATTATGTGAACAATGTAGGAAATATGCTTGTGATTTATTAGATCTATGCAGAGGAACAGGTGAAGTTGTCGCTGTACTCAGTAAAGGGACTGATAGCGATGAAAGTCTAAGTGATATTAGCAGTGATGAGTCAGATGATCTGCAAGGAGTAATAAAAACACACAATCTGTTTCCACCTACAAATCATATTTCTACATCTTATTACTCTCCAAATCGCCAAATTCACCAAACAAATCGTAGTCATCTTGatctaataaataatcaatctgaaaataatcaaaattatttaaataatggaAATGATTGGCGTGAATTATTAGATAGAACATATATTTCTAAAAAACGACATCATAGACGTTATACAACATGGAATCATCCTACTTATTCATGTGCAAAATTTAATCAAACATTAAGTATAGAAAGTTCAAATCATGATGAAataaatagtaatgaaaatttgCATCCATCTACTagtaaaattaatgaattatatGATCCAGATAATCAACTTACTTATAAAGATCATTTAGAAACAACAAATAATGTATATTCATCTACCAGATCACCTATAAcactcaataataataataatacttctaGTTTGTATCCATGtaatataaaagaaaacaatgatactaatagtaatattatAATAGAACCCAATTCAAATGAGAATGTATCAACAATGTTAATGACATCAGAACCATGTTCATCTATATTTTTTGAACGTAAACGTAATAGTTTCGATTGGGAATCACCAATATGTAGTTTTAATCAACAAActcaattaaataataataattataatacaataaattcaAAACAAACTATTTTCAAAGGAAATAAATCAACTCATCATTCaatatgttgttgttgttgtaattgTTGTTATTCATCTAATTATAATGATTGTCATTATTCAAAATCATCCATTAAGAATAGTAATGTCAATCGTttaagtattaataataataaatcatccaCTTCGCAATTGGAAACTATTGAAACATCTGATATTATTGGTATTAGACAACAGaggaaattttattcatttaaattagaTCGTTTAAAATTAGCCATTAAACATGAACAGAAAAAAGTAAGTagtaaatga